From a region of the Flavobacterium sediminilitoris genome:
- a CDS encoding tetratricopeptide repeat protein produces the protein MGRAITIEILEEIEQYLKGTLTEAKHKAFEEKMFADELLREEVIIQKQLYAMHHTPTKNSVPLEVDEETLHQLKETLKSKEIQALSNKIRQAGKTYIAEKPTIKKSRKKHLYYYIAASIAILLTTTLFLINSKPSLQEYYNDNVNWENLPSFTTKGDTENNFSKGEIHFKKKDYYKAIESFKTIPKNDKLYPYSLLYIGASYDQLNENENALNAFENVAKLTDFEEHSKGYWYSLLLYLKTNNKEKAKEMKTIILKDKNNYNYKKALQLNL, from the coding sequence ATGGGGAGAGCAATAACCATAGAAATACTAGAAGAAATAGAGCAATACCTAAAAGGTACATTGACAGAAGCCAAACATAAGGCTTTTGAAGAAAAGATGTTTGCTGATGAATTATTACGAGAAGAAGTAATAATTCAAAAACAATTATATGCCATGCACCATACTCCTACAAAAAATAGTGTGCCATTAGAAGTAGATGAGGAAACATTACACCAACTAAAAGAAACATTAAAAAGCAAGGAAATACAAGCTCTTTCAAATAAAATACGTCAAGCAGGCAAAACTTACATAGCTGAAAAACCTACTATTAAAAAAAGTAGAAAAAAACACTTATACTATTATATTGCAGCTTCCATAGCTATATTATTAACCACTACATTATTTTTAATCAATAGTAAACCTAGCTTACAAGAGTATTATAATGATAACGTAAACTGGGAAAACCTACCTTCATTTACAACAAAAGGAGATACTGAAAATAACTTTTCAAAAGGAGAAATCCATTTTAAAAAGAAAGACTATTACAAGGCTATTGAATCTTTTAAAACAATACCTAAAAATGACAAATTGTATCCTTATTCTCTTCTCTATATAGGAGCTAGTTATGACCAATTAAACGAAAATGAAAATGCTTTAAACGCTTTTGAAAACGTAGCCAAACTAACTGATTTTGAAGAACATTCAAAAGGTTATTGGTATTCTTTATTGTTATACTTAAAAACAAACAACAAAGAGAAAGCAAAAGAAATGAAAACAATTATTTTAAAAGACAAAAACAATTATAACTATAAAAAAGCTTTGCAACTAAATTTATAG
- a CDS encoding RNA polymerase sigma factor: MENTERYINALIQGEDVVIKEIYSKIYPKIASFILSNKGKEEDALDVFHDALLYIIVTQKEKKTIIQSFEAYLFVVCKNIWKKTLRNKVIKTDILTLEEKETDLSSFILEQQCFDFYLAKFNVLSTNCKDILSSYFNGLSYEEIVIEHSYASINTVRQRVFKCRTKLIELIKSDSKFQKMIKWGEQ, translated from the coding sequence ATGGAAAACACAGAGCGATATATCAATGCACTTATACAAGGTGAAGATGTTGTTATAAAAGAAATTTATTCAAAAATATATCCTAAAATAGCCTCTTTTATCTTATCTAATAAAGGAAAGGAAGAAGATGCCTTAGATGTTTTTCATGATGCTTTATTATATATTATAGTTACACAAAAAGAAAAAAAGACAATCATACAATCTTTTGAGGCTTATTTATTTGTTGTTTGTAAAAATATTTGGAAAAAAACCTTAAGAAACAAGGTAATAAAAACTGATATTCTTACACTAGAAGAAAAAGAAACTGATTTAAGCTCTTTTATCTTAGAACAACAATGTTTTGATTTTTACTTAGCTAAATTTAATGTTTTATCAACAAACTGCAAAGACATATTAAGTAGTTATTTTAATGGTCTTTCTTATGAAGAAATTGTAATAGAACATTCTTATGCCAGTATTAATACCGTAAGGCAACGCGTTTTTAAATGTAGAACTAAATTAATTGAACTTATAAAATCAGACAGTAAGTTTCAAAAAATGATAAAATGGGGAGAGCAATAA
- a CDS encoding S8 family serine peptidase has translation MRELKKITMLLLLAIAFFSCEKEDSFLKDSNTQNELLKGTNSANERINRRNKPVYSSDKLIVQFAGGTPNSVKAGLRTFYGVTNYELCKHCSDDTIELWMFGGSIDIEPKKSAIEQGSGGGIEAIIDVDYEFTFGIDLSNPNIGTALDYSYISYIKSSNDGVTIAVLDTGIAPTIGEGTSPVFTEPFLYNASDDGNELIFSGWDFVNSDANCFDDNNGRHGTVVSSIITKILNGNNPAIPHQIMPLKVCDEYGKASYFNFLCATSFGLEHAEILQMSLGWYDDGFGDFVATIFSSLVAAKPEVLIITSAGNISNNNDFWAHYPSGYEHNNIIAVAASNKNTILDFPFGESNIATFSNYGVTSVDFFAKGENIPFLGYEMRGTSFAAPIVAAVAARKKYENPTFSASQIKNLLINEGIPCPISFDSLKKVKYNKIIMPY, from the coding sequence ATGAGAGAATTAAAAAAAATCACAATGCTTTTGCTTTTAGCTATTGCTTTTTTTTCATGTGAAAAAGAAGACTCTTTTTTGAAAGATTCCAATACTCAGAATGAACTTTTAAAAGGAACAAATAGTGCTAATGAAAGAATTAATAGAAGAAATAAGCCTGTTTATTCTAGTGATAAACTTATTGTGCAATTTGCAGGAGGAACACCTAATTCTGTAAAAGCAGGATTACGTACATTTTATGGAGTAACAAATTATGAATTATGTAAACATTGTAGTGACGATACTATTGAATTATGGATGTTTGGTGGATCAATAGATATTGAACCTAAAAAATCAGCTATTGAGCAAGGCAGTGGAGGTGGAATTGAAGCAATTATAGATGTAGATTATGAATTCACTTTTGGTATAGACTTAAGTAATCCTAATATAGGGACAGCTTTAGATTATAGCTATATATCTTACATAAAATCTAGTAATGATGGCGTTACTATTGCAGTTCTTGATACAGGGATTGCTCCTACGATAGGAGAAGGTACTTCTCCTGTTTTTACAGAGCCTTTTTTGTACAACGCTTCCGATGATGGAAATGAACTTATCTTTTCGGGTTGGGATTTTGTAAACAGCGATGCCAATTGTTTTGACGATAATAATGGACGACATGGAACAGTTGTGTCTTCTATCATAACTAAAATTTTAAATGGAAATAATCCTGCAATTCCACATCAAATAATGCCTTTGAAAGTGTGTGATGAATATGGAAAAGCTAGTTATTTTAATTTTTTATGCGCTACTAGTTTTGGTTTAGAACATGCTGAAATATTGCAAATGAGCTTAGGATGGTATGATGATGGTTTTGGAGATTTTGTAGCAACTATATTTTCAAGTTTGGTAGCAGCAAAACCTGAAGTATTAATTATTACTTCCGCAGGAAATATATCCAATAATAACGATTTCTGGGCACATTATCCATCAGGTTATGAACATAATAATATTATTGCTGTAGCTGCTTCTAATAAAAATACAATACTCGATTTCCCTTTTGGAGAGTCAAATATTGCCACTTTTTCAAATTATGGAGTCACTAGTGTCGATTTTTTTGCGAAAGGTGAAAATATTCCATTTTTAGGGTATGAAATGAGAGGTACTTCTTTTGCAGCTCCTATAGTTGCAGCAGTTGCAGCCAGAAAGAAATATGAAAATCCTACTTTTAGTGCTAGTCAAATTAAAAATCTTTTAATTAATGAAGGAATACCATGTCCTATTAGTTTTGATTCTCTTAAAAAGGTAAAATATAATAAAATTATTATGCCATATTAG
- a CDS encoding CHAT domain-containing protein — translation MEKIAMFSFIKKIFLFLLFCSYTAFSQNELAQEIDAILQTEHPDKEVGNKEKLQQLLYLLSKQNKTTKTPQLGNLYAEIGKYYYKNKSNEKAIVMLKKALQIQELYKKESLEILNKTRNNLAWIYSYEGRESERYKVLEQLLHDDGNDKYTLNAGIDVAVLETKKGDFYSGLNRLNVLLARNNAIDEEIRLRTVIVWIYGKMYENVFASKRPSDFQIVKKHQLKIEKEFNNTSLNTNDLYTAYNNLANVYDAFGDTETALQLYSKVESYYKTQGDIDKSLTALNNIGLLYSKQGKHKQATRCYQEVIHGATAIAQIATAYDNTGYFLNTNVPLDKIPYFQKAIQILLEQKETTFTVPSLAIIRESGYQQDLLVYLVDLAYHYVEAYKKDGNKAYLFQAKAVLYRIDELVSLMRYESNTEQSKLFWIEKGVNTYMLAVEVCYGLKKPDEAFYFMEKNKALLLQENIKLFQAKLELEVPKSLQEREYKLHYELMALNKQFQEYPNDHLLKQKYSKKHKEFQQFMDSLQQKYPDYVKIKKEIETITIDKAIATTISNEDCFVTYILNEKEGYGIFCTAKEKIMFKISDVPAFQKNLVVLKDYMKQPILDKNEMVHFKQLGYDVFKSLFPFKGALEKITNKKIIIVPDDTLLNLPFEALPIRTNGVLSENYLVSIAEVSYLQSFSVFEKIKQKENKPAKKLLAMAPYQFENKALQELLRSKEAMEALGVYQSSDIFTGKQATKENFYKYSSDYEIIHLNTHAGIDSITQTPWISFQKNQLTLNELYGINSQAELVILDACKTNDGEFASGEGIISLSRGFFYNGSKSVLASLWNVNEKAGNEIIDAFYAKLKQGKSKSKALQLAKTKYLKEHQFSEVLPYYWASFTLTGDTESINISKKMSYVEILFIVLLLGLVLGYLYYKKKRFFLKK, via the coding sequence GTGGAAAAAATAGCCATGTTTTCTTTTATAAAAAAGATTTTTCTTTTTCTTTTATTCTGCTCCTATACTGCTTTTTCTCAGAATGAATTAGCACAAGAAATAGATGCAATATTGCAAACAGAGCATCCAGATAAGGAAGTTGGTAATAAAGAAAAACTACAACAGCTATTGTATTTACTTTCTAAACAAAATAAAACAACTAAAACACCTCAACTAGGAAATTTATATGCCGAAATAGGGAAATATTATTATAAAAACAAGAGTAATGAAAAGGCAATTGTAATGCTTAAAAAAGCTCTTCAGATTCAAGAGTTGTATAAGAAAGAATCGTTAGAAATACTTAATAAAACTAGAAACAACTTAGCCTGGATTTATTCTTATGAAGGAAGAGAAAGTGAACGTTATAAAGTATTAGAACAATTATTACATGATGATGGAAATGATAAATATACCTTAAATGCAGGTATTGATGTAGCAGTTTTAGAAACTAAAAAAGGTGACTTTTATTCAGGATTAAATAGATTAAATGTTCTGTTAGCTAGAAATAATGCTATTGATGAAGAAATAAGATTACGCACAGTTATTGTTTGGATTTATGGAAAGATGTATGAAAATGTTTTTGCTTCAAAAAGACCTTCCGATTTTCAAATAGTAAAGAAGCATCAATTAAAAATTGAAAAAGAATTTAATAATACGTCTTTAAATACGAATGATTTATATACTGCTTATAATAATTTAGCCAATGTATATGATGCTTTTGGAGATACTGAGACAGCCTTACAATTATATTCAAAAGTAGAATCGTATTATAAAACACAAGGTGATATAGATAAAAGTTTAACCGCTTTAAATAATATAGGGCTTCTGTATTCTAAACAGGGGAAGCACAAACAAGCTACACGTTGTTATCAAGAAGTAATTCATGGTGCTACAGCTATAGCTCAGATTGCCACCGCTTATGATAACACGGGATATTTTTTAAATACCAATGTACCTTTAGATAAAATTCCTTATTTTCAAAAAGCCATACAAATTCTTTTAGAACAAAAAGAAACAACATTTACAGTTCCTTCTTTGGCAATAATTAGAGAATCAGGCTATCAACAAGATCTATTAGTGTATTTAGTAGATTTAGCCTATCATTATGTTGAAGCTTATAAAAAAGACGGAAACAAGGCTTATTTGTTCCAAGCTAAAGCAGTTTTATATCGTATAGATGAGTTAGTGTCTCTTATGCGATATGAAAGTAATACGGAACAGTCTAAATTGTTTTGGATTGAAAAAGGAGTAAATACTTATATGTTAGCAGTAGAAGTGTGCTACGGTTTAAAAAAGCCAGATGAAGCGTTTTATTTTATGGAAAAAAACAAGGCTTTGTTGCTGCAAGAAAACATTAAACTATTTCAAGCAAAATTAGAATTAGAAGTACCTAAATCTTTACAGGAACGCGAATATAAATTGCACTATGAATTAATGGCCTTGAATAAACAATTTCAAGAATATCCTAATGATCATTTATTAAAACAAAAATATAGTAAAAAGCATAAAGAATTTCAGCAGTTCATGGATTCATTACAGCAAAAATATCCTGATTATGTAAAAATTAAAAAAGAAATCGAAACAATTACTATAGATAAAGCCATTGCTACAACCATTTCAAACGAAGATTGTTTTGTAACCTATATTTTAAATGAAAAAGAAGGGTATGGTATTTTTTGTACAGCCAAAGAAAAGATAATGTTTAAAATTTCTGATGTTCCTGCTTTTCAAAAGAATTTAGTTGTTTTAAAAGATTATATGAAACAGCCTATTTTAGATAAGAACGAAATGGTTCATTTTAAACAATTGGGTTATGACGTTTTTAAATCACTATTCCCTTTTAAAGGTGCATTAGAAAAAATAACAAATAAAAAAATAATCATTGTCCCTGATGACACGTTATTAAACTTGCCATTTGAAGCCTTGCCTATTCGAACGAATGGAGTTCTGTCTGAAAATTATTTGGTATCTATAGCAGAAGTATCTTATTTGCAATCGTTTTCTGTTTTTGAAAAAATAAAGCAGAAAGAAAACAAACCTGCAAAAAAACTCTTAGCAATGGCTCCTTATCAATTTGAAAATAAAGCATTGCAGGAGTTATTACGCTCTAAAGAAGCTATGGAAGCCTTAGGTGTTTATCAATCATCTGATATTTTTACGGGAAAACAAGCCACAAAAGAAAACTTCTATAAATACAGTTCAGATTATGAAATTATTCATTTAAATACGCATGCTGGTATTGATAGTATTACTCAAACACCTTGGATATCATTTCAAAAAAATCAATTAACACTCAATGAATTATATGGTATTAATAGTCAAGCTGAATTGGTTATTTTAGATGCTTGTAAGACAAATGATGGCGAATTTGCTTCAGGAGAAGGAATAATTAGCTTGTCAAGAGGTTTTTTCTACAATGGATCAAAAAGCGTATTGGCATCTTTATGGAATGTTAATGAAAAAGCAGGAAATGAAATTATAGATGCTTTTTATGCTAAATTAAAACAAGGGAAATCGAAATCAAAAGCGCTACAATTGGCAAAAACAAAATATTTAAAAGAGCATCAATTTTCAGAAGTATTACCTTATTATTGGGCTTCTTTTACTCTTACAGGAGACACAGAATCTATAAATATTTCTAAAAAAATGTCTTATGTGGAAATACTATTTATTGTTTTACTATTGGGATTGGTTTTAGGGTATTTATACTATAAGAAAAAAAGATTCTTTTTAAAAAAATAA
- a CDS encoding T9SS type A sorting domain-containing protein codes for MKKLFYLLIIIPFMCIGQMPNLVVNPDFEQGSIPNLPGQISYATGWNDQCTDPLMFTNGGAGVDLLDRSSSNPSLKVPTNLWGSIDERTGDRRYAHLWQTQNAGPLGNQLAGERLKGSLTTSLATGDYRVCFWGARATTSLLSLDNPYQIVEVYLVNNNNCETSGKLILTTANMTYDGGGNSIWRLYCANFTISSSEAGQFNKILFKIKTPPNTPSYRHKQSVYIDEVSITKGCEDIVLNLPNEIEVCDNNFEELCGPYSTFPTPIYTYEWWGPHPTLPVSTLLSTSRCFTPNRYGSYKFKITDQNGCTTEHIITIKKPKIVLPEIANIEWCPGVSKDPIFAGWPTNPFIGYNCDYSIQWTFNGSILGGYNDYRIPFQGEGVYCVLVTFSDYSVEKCFTATKCCKPKTEFAVSWYAGANPHTITVSNYVANIGDYDSETFYVYKDCNNDGNSGPWTLVNSISRSSNFNTPLHFENLDPNCAYKIVHAVSKICLRQSFIHTEYVGGNLGKIVFSLSPNPAIDRVTISIEDYNSTLNYLLSIYDFSGNKLEEKNINLSRTSINISNYNKGIYFIKVSNGKETETLKLVKE; via the coding sequence ATGAAAAAACTATTTTATTTATTAATTATTATTCCCTTTATGTGTATTGGGCAAATGCCAAATCTGGTTGTTAATCCCGATTTTGAACAGGGTTCTATTCCTAATTTACCAGGACAAATAAGTTATGCTACAGGCTGGAATGATCAATGTACAGATCCGTTAATGTTTACAAATGGAGGTGCAGGAGTAGATTTGTTAGACAGATCTTCTTCAAACCCTAGTTTAAAAGTTCCTACAAATCTTTGGGGAAGTATAGATGAAAGAACAGGAGATAGGCGATATGCTCATTTATGGCAAACACAAAATGCAGGACCATTAGGTAATCAGCTTGCAGGAGAACGATTAAAAGGGAGTTTAACAACATCTTTGGCTACAGGTGATTATAGAGTGTGCTTTTGGGGAGCTAGAGCAACAACAAGTTTATTATCTTTAGATAATCCATATCAAATTGTAGAAGTTTACCTTGTTAATAATAATAACTGTGAAACTAGTGGAAAATTAATATTGACTACAGCAAATATGACCTATGATGGTGGAGGTAACTCTATTTGGAGGTTATATTGTGCAAATTTTACTATTTCTTCTTCTGAAGCAGGACAGTTTAATAAAATTCTATTTAAAATAAAAACACCACCTAACACACCGAGTTATCGTCATAAGCAATCTGTGTATATAGATGAAGTAAGTATAACGAAAGGTTGTGAAGATATAGTATTAAATCTACCAAATGAAATTGAAGTTTGTGATAATAATTTTGAAGAATTATGTGGACCATATAGTACATTTCCTACTCCTATTTATACTTATGAATGGTGGGGACCTCATCCTACATTACCAGTAAGTACTCTTTTATCTACATCAAGGTGCTTTACGCCTAATCGTTATGGAAGTTATAAGTTTAAAATAACAGATCAAAATGGATGTACTACCGAACATATTATTACAATTAAAAAACCTAAAATAGTGCTGCCAGAGATTGCAAATATTGAATGGTGTCCTGGTGTTTCAAAAGATCCTATTTTTGCAGGATGGCCTACTAATCCTTTTATAGGTTATAACTGTGATTATTCAATTCAATGGACTTTTAATGGTTCAATTTTAGGTGGATATAACGATTACCGTATTCCTTTTCAAGGTGAAGGTGTTTATTGTGTTTTAGTAACATTTTCAGATTATTCAGTAGAGAAGTGTTTTACTGCCACAAAATGTTGTAAACCAAAAACTGAGTTTGCAGTAAGTTGGTATGCAGGAGCAAATCCACACACTATCACAGTGTCTAATTATGTTGCCAATATTGGAGATTATGATTCAGAAACATTCTATGTATATAAAGATTGTAATAATGATGGAAACTCTGGACCTTGGACCTTAGTAAATTCGATATCAAGAAGTAGTAATTTTAATACTCCATTACATTTTGAAAATTTAGATCCAAATTGTGCTTATAAAATAGTACATGCCGTATCAAAAATATGTTTAAGACAATCTTTTATTCATACAGAATATGTAGGAGGTAATTTAGGAAAAATAGTTTTTTCTTTATCACCTAATCCAGCTATTGATAGGGTAACTATAAGTATTGAAGATTATAACTCAACGCTTAATTATCTTCTTTCTATTTATGATTTTTCAGGGAATAAGCTAGAAGAAAAGAATATTAATTTGTCAAGAACTTCTATTAATATTTCTAATTATAATAAAGGAATCTATTTTATTAAGGTTTCTAATGGAAAAGAAACTGAAACTTTGAAACTAGTAAAAGAATAG
- a CDS encoding IS1/IS1595 family N-terminal zinc-binding domain-containing protein produces the protein MEIVACPKCQNTKVVKSGIIKERQRYLCKSCTYYFTVNKVGKKIDDYYVTKALQLYLEGLSYREIERIIGVSHVSISNWVKEFKIKKPPHPNYHPSYKIFKHAELVEYLKNKDQLSGAGMIITELGDKFMLIKWERFKD, from the coding sequence ATGGAGATAGTTGCTTGTCCAAAATGTCAAAATACTAAAGTTGTAAAAAGCGGAATTATAAAGGAAAGACAACGTTATTTGTGCAAATCATGTACTTATTATTTCACAGTAAATAAAGTAGGGAAGAAGATAGACGACTATTATGTAACTAAAGCACTACAACTATATTTAGAAGGATTAAGCTATAGAGAAATTGAACGTATTATAGGTGTTTCTCATGTATCAATTAGTAATTGGGTAAAAGAATTTAAAATAAAGAAACCTCCACATCCTAATTATCATCCTAGCTATAAGATATTTAAGCATGCAGAATTAGTGGAATATTTAAAGAATAAAGACCAATTATCTGGTGCAGGAATGATTATTACAGAGTTAGGAGATAAATTTATGTTAATAAAATGGGAACGTTTTAAAGATTAA